From Vibrio artabrorum, a single genomic window includes:
- a CDS encoding type II toxin-antitoxin system Phd/YefM family antitoxin, protein MSRIHFDQDIQPLSEFRAGVTSFIKQINETRRPLVITQRGKGVAVVLDVAEYEAMQEKIELLEEIRTAEAQVASDLGVSNEDARAQVLGRIKR, encoded by the coding sequence ATGAGTCGTATTCACTTTGATCAAGATATTCAGCCTTTGTCTGAATTTCGCGCTGGCGTAACGTCATTTATCAAGCAAATCAACGAGACTCGTAGACCACTTGTTATCACTCAACGTGGTAAAGGTGTCGCTGTGGTTCTAGACGTTGCCGAATATGAAGCAATGCAAGAGAAAATTGAGTTACTAGAAGAAATACGAACAGCGGAAGCCCAGGTAGCTTCTGACTTAGGCGTTTCTAACGAAGATGCACGAGCTCAAGTTCTAGGGCGTATTAAGCGATGA
- a CDS encoding type II toxin-antitoxin system RelE/ParE family toxin, giving the protein MKVIWSPLAQEKLGDTAEFIALDNPVAAENWVNEIFDKTELLSSMPEMGRTVSELPHTNYREIIFGHYRIIYSLSHEIRVLTVRNCRQTLTESDV; this is encoded by the coding sequence ATGAAAGTAATTTGGTCACCTTTGGCGCAAGAAAAGCTAGGTGACACCGCTGAATTTATCGCTTTGGACAACCCTGTTGCTGCTGAAAATTGGGTGAATGAAATCTTTGATAAAACGGAACTTTTAAGCAGTATGCCTGAAATGGGGCGTACGGTGTCTGAGTTACCCCATACAAACTATCGTGAAATCATATTTGGGCATTACCGCATCATATATAGTCTAAGTCACGAAATCAGAGTTCTTACTGTGAGAAACTGTCGTCAAACACTCACGGAAAGTGACGTGTGA